GTCAAGCCATCCTTCGGCACGATCTCGAAAGTCGTCGCTCCACGCGGACGCTATCTGCTCCTCCAGATCTCGACGGTGATCTTTCTGACGTTCTAAGGCTTCTTCTGCCTTTCGAAGTTGTTCACGGTTCTTTTCTAAGTTTGCCTCGATACGTTCGCGAGCATTGTCCCTTTTCTGTTCAAACTCTCTCTGTCTATCCTCCTGATATTCCCTGTAACGACCCCAGAAGATGTCGTGCTGCTCACGAATTTCTTTTATTCGCTCGAACACTTCGTCCTTGTGTTCTCGCGTCATCTCATGCTTGTACTTCGACAACAACTGACCGGCTTGATAAAGATGGCGGCCTTTTCCTTTCATTATCTCTTTCGTAGTCTGAGCAGTGTAGAAGGTGATCATATCGCCGATCTCGTCATCAAACGCGTTCCAGTACGCCTCTCCCAATTCGTAGTTGATCTCGATCATTCGATAGTCAGATCGCTCTGCGTTTCGTTTTCGGCTCTTTTCGTGGGCTTCGCTTCGAAGTGCACAAAATGTTTGCCAGGCAGTCTCACGCTCATCCCTTGTCGGGTACTTAACCTTGTTGTTGAAGTCCGCCTGTATCTCTTTCATTAAATCGAAGACCGGTTCCCAATCGTCCCTTGTCGTTCCGGTAATACCACGAGTCGAATTTATCCAACTATCGAGTTGCCGGATCTTTTTGTCGAGGTCTTCGTGTGTTGTATCCCAAAACATGATGCCAGATTCCCTTTGAACTATTGTTTCTAAGCCGTGATCGTCTGGGCGCGTTGGAGGCGTTTTGACACCAGGTCGATGACGGCTTCGTAAACGGCGTCGCGTTCGCTCGCAGTTAGGCCCAGGGCATCGAAAATTACGTTGTCTAGGTCGCGGCGGTCCATCATCATAGAAGTCTTCGCTGGCAAAATAGATCAATTTGCATTTCGTGTTTGTATCCACTCGGCCAGTCGAGGGCCTTCGAGTTTCTCCGTTCTGTTGCCTGTTCGCACATATACATCTTTTCCGTCCAGGAATGTAACCGCGGGATTGGGTTCGACGTCTATTCGGCAAACATCGCCTTCGGGCAGGGTTTCGAATCTGACCTTAATCTTTCCAACTGGAGCTTTTAGGCGGTCTTTTATTAGGTCTTGTAGTTTTAGCTCGAAACCGTCAACATTAGCCTTGCCGCATAGCCTAAAATCGAGTCCTAATCCTTTAATCTCGCCGGAATCGGAGACGCCGATCAGAAGCGTTCCGCCATCGGTATTTAGAAATGCCGCTATGGTTTTCAGATTGCCGAGCAAGACGCCCGGATGTTTCTCACCTGTGACATTGTTTGCTTCTAAGGTTTCCTTGAACTCTAATTGTGAACTCTCACCCTCGGCGATTAATGTGAGAATCGGATTGGAAAGCCAATATTCGGGTGGCTTTGAAAGAATGCGTTCGCAACGAGCCAAATGGTCCGCATACTTTTCCTTGATCTCCGCGGTAAGGCCCTGAGCTTCCGCTGGTCGTGGATACCGTCTACAAAACCACATTTCGACTTCCCGTACCTGATCTGGAGTTAGCTCATAAAGCCCGAATATCAGCGAATCGATTTCCCTTTGTTCATGAAGATAATATGAATACAGCGGGTCAAGTTTCTGACTATCAATTATTGACTGAACCAGTGTTTCAAGCTGATTCTCATCTTCCGGTGACATTTCAGGCAGCATTAAGTTGAGAAGTACTTCTTCGCCGGTTTCGACTGTGTGGGACAAGTAGTTCTTTAATTGATACCGCGATAAAACGGAAGCCAAAATAGCCAGAAGCAACGTCGCAGGTTTCTCGTTGCTGAAAATCGTAGATCCTTTGTTTCCAAAGATCGCATTGCAACCCAATCTAAACGTGGGACTGTAGACTCCCGTTGGTGAGAATGTTATTCCTTGACGAAAATAATAGTCGCGATTCTGAAAACGGGCCGCAATCCGTCCATCCTGATTGTCACTTGTGTGGGTCTCCAAACGGTGAACAGACGACCTTGACCAGTCAATGAAGTAGCCCGTCGGGACATAATAGTTTGGAAGCCAACCATCCCCGGCGTTGCTTTCGCCTCCTTTGTCATAGGGCAAAAAGTGTCTGCCCTCATATTCGTTTGGATCGACCCCGTTGCGTTTCTCGTCTTGGGATAGATTTGCAATTTCTGTTTCGCGGAGAAGTTTCCGTTCGTCAAGAATTTCGTAACTCCCTCGCACGCCCTCTCTTTTGCGCAGATAATGTTGATTGTCGGCGGTAATCAATCCTTGCTTGACCTGCGCCATCCGCGCAAGCTGCGTGAAATCCTCGTTACAAAATAACTGATGAAGTTCGGGGGACGCTATAAAAAAGGAGAGATTACTGTATGTCGTTATCGCTCTTTGAGGATATGTGTAGCGAGCATAGTCGAGGGTCTGAGCATCGAAACCATGAGCCGACACAACACGAAGATTATCTTCCAGCATGCGCCAGTTTCGAACAGGAAGATTTCGAAGATCTCCGGCAAGTACGTTGTTATCTTCGGTTGGCGGTTGCTTCGTGAGAGTAAGAATGCACGTATTCACAGTTGCATCAAAGACCCACGGCGGCAGATCGAGGAAATGGTGAACGGTTGACTGTTCGAGGATCCGTCGCCGCAGAGGCAAATGAGATTTAATCGTCCGCCATGTGTCGGAAACAATGTAGCTGAGAATCCCTCCACTTCTAAGGAGTTGAAGCCCTCGGGCCATGAAGAGCCCGTATGTGTCTTTTGACTGAGAGCCTTCTCTTGCCCGATCAAAGTAAAGATCGCGCACATTATCGGCAACCTTTGCTCCGTATGGTGGGTTCGCAAGGACAACATCGAAGCCCCTTTGCCCGGTTTCATTTCGCTTAAACACCTCGGCAAATTCAATCGCCCAGTCAAATGCATCCTCGGGAACACCAGCATTTTGATTAGCGTGAACCCAGAATGAAATCTCATCGTGAAGACGGTTAACCTCTTCCAGCAAACCTTCGCGATATTCCTTGTCATGCGGAGCACGGATTGACGCATCAAAGAATTTTGCCTTCGCCCTTCTATATTGCTCGATTTGCTCTGCCACGCCATCTAGATTTGCTCGGCTCGGGTCGGGTGCCGTTAGGCTGTCACCACATTCAATCTTGAAGTCGAGATTTGGAAGCGGCTGAGGTTCGTCCCCAGTGAAATCAATAGCCAAACTAAGCCATAGCCTAAGCCTCGCGATTTGAACAGCAAACTTGTCTTTATCAACGCCATAAAGATTGGCCTGAATGATGGCGAGCTTTCGATCAAAGATTTCCTTATCTGCATTTTGAGCACGCGTATCGAGTATGCCGGTTAGAATTGTTAATTCCTGAAGTATCCCAAGAAGATACGCTCCTGAACCACAAGCTGGGTCAACCACCCGGATCTCAGTCAACCTTTGAAGCAGTGCCCGAGCCTCGGCGACCGTTAGATTCTCGTCCGAATAGTGGTATACCAACGCCCGAAGTTTTGCCATTCCAATATCAGCGATTTCCAAATATCGGATTAGTGCTTCGCGGCACATAAATTGGACGATTTCTCGCGGAGTATAGTAGCTGCCGCTATCGCCTCGACCGGTGACGAGTTCTTCGAAAACCTTGCCGAGCATTTCGGGGTCAACGGCAACCTGAACATCGATTGGTGAAGATTCGTCAACCGTGAAGTTGTAGCGTTCGAAAAGGGTTAGAATGCGGCCAAGATTCTCATTACCGAGTGAAACGCTGCCGCGTTCATCGAAACCATCCTCGTCTTTCTCGAATAGGCCACCGTTGAGATATGGAACCTTGCCCCGCCGCCCCTTCAATAGATTCGAGTCATGAACATCGGCACTTTCCGCTTCACCTAAACCGGAAAAGAATACCCAGAATAATCGGTCAGCGAAGAAGTTTTCGCCATTTGCCTCGGCCTCGTTGAAAAGTCTGCGCAAATAGTCGGTATCGCCATCGAACTCAAGCCACGCTTTCTTTTGAAGAAAGTATATGAACATGAGGCGATTAAATAGACGCTGGGTGAAGAGCCGTCGTTTCTCGGCTGCTACTTTATCGTTTGCTTTGGTATCAGGAATGCTTTGCTTAACTTCTTCCTCGATAAGCCGGAAAACCGCTTCGTAATCCGTGAAGAAATCCTTATTGAGTTTTTCGACCGAAAATGCTTTAAGGAGCGCATCAAGCTTGAGATCAGATTGGGAATAGAAATCAAGACTATCAACAGCAGTTCGGACCGTCTCGCCGTTACCGAGCAGATACGTGAACCGTTTTGGTTCGGTCTTTTGTTCGATTACCTCATCTGTTTCAGGATTCCGGACACGAATTTCAGATATAAGCGAGAGCCGCCATTTGTCATTCTGGACAAAAACGACAAGGGCAGCGTCAACGTCGTATTTGTAGACGCTCCGCAAAAGTGATCTGACGCCGACACGATTCTGCCCAATACGGACATTATTTTTGAGGTCGATCTGATAGAGTCCGACGACGCGGCCGTCGGCGGTGTTGAACGAGCCAAGTTCGACAGCCTTTTTCGCAAGGTCATTTGCAGGAAGCGTGATCGGCTTAGGAGTTTGAAGCAGGTTGCGAACACCGAAAATGTCCCTCAGCACTCGCGTCCATCCTTCATTTTCGAATGGATTCTCAAGAATTTGTTTCAGTTCGTATTTGGTCATTATGGGATAAACGTCTCCGAGAGCACGATCTCAGGTTCAATGTTAGCGGAAAGCTCGGTAATGCTCGTCGAGCCGTCGCTTTCATCCAGAGCGTCAAACTTTCGCGCAAGTTCGACGAGTATCGATTCTGCCTGTTGCCAGGTGATCTGCCGCTTTTCAACCTTTTGCCGGAGCTTTCGCACCTCGCCGGGCAAGGCGGCATATGTTCCACGATCTATCAATTCGCCCAGGTTCCCGCAAACAGTCTTGATCTCATCATGTTTTGTAATGCCCGAGATGTCGCGTAGAAATTTCTTTGCCTGATTCGATCTGGCATCGGCCTTGTCGGTTGTGGTCACCGCTTCCGTTGATGAGCCAAAGAAATCCTTTTCAAATGTGTTCAATGCCGCCTGCACATGATCGTAGTGGTTTGGCGGCAGGGGAAAGGCCGGTTCCGATGATCTTGCCTCAAAGATAGCTGCGGCCTGGAGGAATGTCAGAGCCTCGACATTTCCATCTCCTCTTGAGGTATAAAATTCGGTCTTGTACTGCGATTTTAGGAAGATCACTGTCGAATCTTCAACGTCTTGCTTCTTCGATCTCGAAATACTACGTCCGGTCCTCGCCTTGAGCGGAAAGGCCTTAATGCGTTTGAACTTATTTGGATTGGCATCTTTGAATTCGCGAATATATCTCAGATAGAAAAGGCGCTTGTCCTCCTCATCTTCGAGCCCCTCCTGAAAGAGTTTGAATTGCTCAACGAATTCCTCGTGTGTATAGATCTTTGCGTCTTCGCCAAATGCCGAATGAAAGCTCTGCAACTTAACCAAAGCCTTGTTATAGAGGTTTATGTACTCGTCGCCTTGCGGCGACGGATAAAAGTTATAGCTATATACAACCTTGCCAACACTGCCGATACGATTGACCCGGCCAATTCGCTGCATCAAACGCGTTGCGTTCCATGGCGTGTCGTAATTTACTATCACATTTGCCCGATGCAGATTAACGCCCTCGGCGAGCACATCGGTAGTAATGAGTAATTGGTGATCGTCCTTTTGCTCGCCCGTGTAATTCGCATCGAAATTATCGCGAATAGTTTCAAACAACTTCTTCCGATTTTCCGCCGACACATTTAATGCATCAATACCCAAACGTTCCTTAATGCTCTCGTGCAGATGATTCGCCGTGTCCTTGCTTTCGGTGAAGATCACAAGCTTGCCTGAGGCATTAGTTGAGGTATTTAGGAATTGCCTATCCAGAGCGTCGAAAAATGTCTCAAGTTTTGGATCCTCATCGATCTCTTTCCATTGTTTAATGAGGCCATTTAATAGGTCGAGATCGTTCCTTAATCCAACCACGAATTCTGGCTCGAAATCAGAAGCCGGGAAGATACGGTTGCGAGAATCCGGGTCATCAACTGTGCGCTCGAGGATGTAGTTTTCGACCTCTTCCATCGTATAGCCCTTTTCCATCAGGGCGTTTACGTCGAAGTCGGGAGCGATGAAAACTTTGTCATTCGCAAACATCGCGATCATTCGCTCGGTTGCTTTTGCAACATTTCTCAATGTTCGTTTGAAAGCATAAAAACTGCTTTCAAGACGCTTGACCATTAGATTCCGAAGTATCCCTGCAAGCGAAAGCGAAACTATACGCGCCTGTGGATATTGCTCGTCACGGATCTCTTCTTTGAGAGCCAGGACCGCCTGATAACGGAAGTACTTCACTTCATTCGTCAAGACATCCATCGAATGAGTAAAGAGTTCGCCGATCTTTCCTCTCAGTTCGTACTCGATCTCTCGCGGAGGCGATATTTCCGGAAAATCAATGCCTTGCTCTTTAAGGTCTTGAAGGTACTTTGGATAGTTCCTGAGGTCGGTCCTGGTTCGACGAACAGTTATCGGCGAAATTATCCTCTCTCGCATCTGTTGATATAACTCGCGAATCCGCCCAAGGTCCGGCTGGGGGTCTCGGATGATCTCTTTATACTCGCGGATTATCGGGCCAAAAAATGCCTGGAGATTTGTCTCGGTCAGTGTGCTTCGACGTGAGTCCTGAAACAACTGCAGCTGATAATAAATATCCTGCGGCCGGTTGTTGAGTGGCGTTGCCGAGATCAGAATAACCTTCTTCTTATCATCAGCGATCAAACCATCGCCGGTTCGCGGAGATTTGCAGATCCGCTGAAGATTCTGAAACATCTGAGACGTGTGATTGCGATAGCGATGCGCTTCGTCAACAAGGATCAGGTCGTACTCTTCTTTGGGCCAGTAGTTATGGTCATTTCCATCAAGAATTTTTTCGAGACTTCCGTTGGTAATAAATTTAGTGTCCTTATCAAGGCGAAACTGCCTAAACGTGTCTTTCCAATTCCGTTCGAGGGCCGGGGGATAAACGACAAGGATCTTTGTATTCTGTGAGCCATTGGCGATACGGAATCGTTTCGCGATCATCGCAGCAACGACCGTTTTGCCAAGACCCACAACGTCCGCAAGGAAGAAGCCGTTATCGCGCATCAACATTTGAAAACCTTCGTTAACTGCGTCGATCTGATAGCTCAGTTTGCGGAAAGTTGATGGGAGGTCGCCAACCGTGTCCGGATCGTAATCGATGTTGCGTCCGAAATATTCTGTTAGGAATTTGAGATAAATCTCGTGGGGCGTAAATACCTGCCCGATGTGCGTTTTATCTTTGAATGACTGAATATCTGCGGGTAAGATCGGCGTCGATTCCGCCCAGAGATTGGTAAACTCACCTTTTGCAAACTGGACGTCGTCGAAATCCTTTAGGGCAATGTTGAGCTCATAATTTGGACTTTGCTTGATTCCCAACCCTGCTTCGGTGAGGTTCGAAGAGCCCATTATCACCCAACCGTCGGAATTGGCAGTGTGATGCTCAGGTAGGAATAGGTAGAATTTTGCGTGAATCGCTCTCGAATTGTGAGCACGCACCTCAATTCGCCCCTCAATAAGGTCGGTTACGAACTGCAAAATACCTTCTTCGACTTCCGCTGAATACTTGGCCTCACGAATGTCCTGAATGAACCAGTTTAAGAACTCTTGCTTTGCCCTTGCTTCATCGCCAAAGAACAGAAGACCCTTGCGTTGGGTTTCTGCGAACATCTGATCGACATTGATGCCGACCAAAATCTTGATCTTTTTCAGATCTTTCAGATATGGCTGAAGCGCGAAGTACCCTGAAGATCTGAAATAACCGACTACCGCATGAAAGGCGTATAGATCTTTCATGCCATGGATGATCCCAGTAAATTTATCGAACAAACTTCGTTCGTTGCTATTCGTGAAAAATTTGGAAGACATCAATTCTCGGAGGTTAGAAACCAATCAGCCAACATCCAAACCTATATCTGACAGCGACCCTACAATCTGTGATGCCTTCCTCTTTCCTTGTCCTGAAGTGTCTGTTAAAAATTGGTTTCGCGGCATAGGTCAGGCAATCTGGTCGAAACGGATTCGCCTAAATATAGCATAAGTGCCGGTTTGGATGTGAGCAATCAAACCGTAGATGGCGTAACCGTTATGAATACAACGGTTAGGGTGATCACGTGCGGCAGCGAGGGAAATAATCTCCATTTTTTTGTATCAAAAACAACTGTTTTTGGCTTAGATTCTGTTAACTTTGCTCTGTTTTCGCGTGGTTCTAGCCGGTTTTCAAGTGAAAATGCTCCGTTTTCTCGTGACTTTGGCCTTTTGTCACGAAACTTTGCTCTGTTTTCACATGACTTTGCTATGTTTTCGCGTGATAAAGGGGATCGATTGCTGAATGTAGCCAGTGGTCGGTTGTCAGTTGTCGGTGGTCAGTGGTTGGTGAAAGCTGGAAGAGTGGAGGAATTGAGGAGAGAATGCGGATCGCGGATAGTGGACAAGATTTTCCGCGGCGCTCCTCCTGCAGTCCCGCGATAGTGGCAATTCAAAGATGCCTACAGACTGCGGTGCTGCAAAGAACCCGGCCCGCTGACGCAGGCGGTTCTGACAGGAGGCTGGCGGCTTGAGCCTCGACCGCAAACTGGCCGATGACTCTATAGAACATTCAGGCTCGGCCTGTCTATTTGCGGTGAAGCTCTGCTTCACCGTGGCGTCTGTCAATTCAATTGCGGCTTCGCCGCCGTCGGCAGAGCCGCGTTCTTCGGGGCTGCTTTCCGGAAAAGTAGAACTTTTCCGCAAATAGAGCGGCGGAGCCGCCTGAATCTGTTTCTCCGGTGGCATCGAAACGTCGCAGCGTGGCAACACGTGACTGAAGCGCAAGGACATCGGGGGTGATGTGGCTCCCCTTCAGGGAGCGGTTTGTTGTGGGATCGTGTTCCCTAGGGTTGCGGCCTGCGGCCTTACCCTAGGCTATATATGTTCGTCACCGTTGGTGACAAGAGCTCGGGACCTTTGGGCTAAAGCCTGTGGATCATTATTGCTGCTGTTCCACGGTCGGGCGAGGGAGAGAACCACCCCGACAGTCCCGACAAAAAGACCGTCGGGACTGCCACCCCTCCTTGGTAAGGCGGGGAGCTCGAAGATGCGGGCAGGGATGCCCGCGTTCCGGCGGGTTTATGACTTTTTACGTGCCGATGTAGCGGGCGTAGAGGGTTTTGGCGGCGGTGGGGTCGTCGATGTTTTTGATGATGGCGCGGGCGTCGGCAAAAACGGTGACCTCGCGGCCCTCGGCGGTGAAACGAACCAGGTAGTCGTTTTGTTTAATGTCGCCGCCCGGCGATATCGGGGATCGCGAACAGGCGTTCGGCGAGTGCAGCCAGGTCGATCTCTGTTGGCCGAGGCGGGGCTAACTGGACGGCGTCGCGTCCGCAGAGCACGGCGGTGAATTCCCGGACGTCGGCGTCGAGGAATTCGAACCGGCGTTCGCCGCAACACGGACAATCGGGGCCGAACGCTTCGTTGGTGGGTGTTTCGCCCTTGCTAGCGGACGCAGTTTCGTAGATCGCGGTGGGTGTTTCGCCCTTGCTTACGCGCGGGCTTCTGCAAGGGAGTTTTATCTTTCGCCAGTCGTTTGCCCAGAGGTCGATCTGAACGAGCGAGCCGTGGAGAGATGCTGTGTCGCCGACGAGGAGTTTGAGGCATTCCGCGACCTGGACAGCGGATATGCCGGCGATGATCGGCATTATCACGCCCGCGGTGTCGCACGTCGGCGACGAGCCGGCGTCGGGCATTTCTTCGAAAATGCATCGCAGACAAGGGCTGACGCCCGGGCGAATGGTCATCGTCGTGCCGTAGCTCGAGACGGCCGCTCCGTAGATCCAAGGTGTACCGTGTTTGACGCAAGCATCATTGACCAGATAACGCACCTGAAAATTATCGGTGCCGTCGATAACGACATCGCAGCCCTCGATGAGCGTCTCGACGTTCGAATTATTAACGTCCGCTACGATCGCTTCGACCTCAACTTCGCTATTGATCGCGGCGATGCGGTTGCGAGCGGCGACGGCTTTTGGCAAACGCTCGGCGGCGTCGGATTCGCTGAAAAGCGTCTGGCGTTGGAGGTTGGTGAATTCTACAAAATCGCGGTCAACGATACGCAACCGCCCAACGCCCGCACGCGACAGCATCTCGGCATGCGACGCCCCCAGAGCACCGCAGCCGACGATCAGCACTCGCGACGCGAGGAGCTTCGCCTGGCCTTCGCGGCCGATCTCAGGGAACAGAATTTGTCGGCTGTAGCGTTCCATCATCATCGTGCTTCTAGCCGAAAAGCGACCGTACAAAAGCCCTGATGTTAAGGCCTTCGTCAGGATCGACACCTGACGAAGCCCCAAAACGACGATCGGTCAAGGCCTGCCGGCTCATTTCGTCGCGGAGTTTTGCACGCTGCTGCTCGATAGCCATTTTCTCTTTTTCACGGGCGCGGTCCATACCGCCTGCACGTATGAATTCGATGATCGCGGGCAGCTCGTCCGCATCGAACCACACGCCGTGATCGCGGCAGACGTCCACTATAACGCCCGACGAACGCGCAAAATTCTTGCGGTTCATCAACTCGCCGCAGTCCGGACACGGGACATAATTTACCTTTGTCATGATCTGCGGGCGGACGCCGCGTGCGTCGAGAAATGAAAAGATCGCTGCTTGGCGTTCGCGTTCGGCGCAGACGTTCTCAAAATCGGCGGTCATCATCCACATGCCATCGCACTTCGTACAGCCGCGAAAGCTGGTATCGCCGATCGAGAGCGTTTCGAGGCGCACCTTGCATCGCGGACATTCGGTCTTGTCGCCGTCGGGCGAGATGCCGACCGGAGCCGCGATGGCGCCGCAATGGCCGCAGAATCGACTTCCGACAAACATCAGCCCAAAGCATTTCGGGCATGCGACCGTTTTCAGCCGCGTTTTGCAAAATGTGCATTGCGAGGCGTCGCTATCGACTCCCGCACCACAGTTTGGGCAATTTAAGGCTTCGACTCCCATCTTTCCTCCGTTTCTATCGCAAGCCGCATTACCTCACGCGGTGCTTCCCTTTTCAACCACATTTCGTACTGCAGAATTCCCTGCTCCAATAACATCTCTCTTCCGCCAATGATGTCAATTTCCGTATCGCGTGCCTCAGCGATCAACGGAGTATCTTTTGTGATCAGGTCATACACGCATCTTACACCCGAGATCTGATCAGCGGAAAGCAATATCTCACCGTTCATGCCGACAGGCGTTGCATTTACTACGACGTCAAATCCCTCTAAGGAGACGTTCCGGTCGATCGGCATGATGGTGTTGGAAAAACTCTCAAATGCGGCGGTTGCCCCAGCGACATCGCGAGCAAAGACTACCGTCTCTGCCCCTGACCGCTGAAGAGCGTAAACGCATGCCCGTGCCGCCCCGCCCGCACCGATCACGGCAAAACGCATGCCCGCGATATCGCCGTACCGCGACAAAAGCGGAGCGACAAAGCCCGCGGCATCAGTGTTTCGGCCAATGAGTTTACCATCGGCGAACTCAACAGTATTCACAGCACCGATTGCTCGCGCGGCGGCGTCAATGCCGTCGAGCAGCGGCATTACAGCAAGTTTATGCGGCATTGTGACGGCAAATCCTCGAAAATTGAGACCGACCTCACGCGTATCAGTTAGAACCATCCGACGAAAGAATGCCTCGATATCCTTAACCTGAAACTGCACAAAGACGGCGTCGTCGCCATTCGCCGCAAATGCCGCATTGTGCATCGCAGGCGACAGCGACGACGAAACAGGATCGCCGATGACGCCGAATACGGCAGTATTTGGCGTAATTTCCTTTATTCGATATCTAACGGTTAACTCAGAAAATGAAAATTGTCCTGGAGCAGTGGCAGTGCCATTATCGTAAGCGGCGTAGGCAATCGGTGCACCGAACGCGGGGCCGAGAATGCGTGTCCACTTCCCGGCTTCGCCCATTGCGATCGCCACCACACCGATGCCTTTATCTATTGCGTGACCGAACAATTTCCACAGCGCCAATGTGTACGCGGCGTCATCGACGGTGCAGGCGATCTTTATAATATTTGGGCTGAAAGAGGCGAGACGGTCGAATGTTGCCGAAATATCAATAGGAACGCCGGAATGATCGTGAAACGAGACGATCTTTTTCTTGGCCTCGAGCGATATGTGGGCGATATCTTCTTCTAGGTCACAGGCGAAATAACCTTGTAGTTTGTTAAAAAACGTGATGCGATCTTCGCGAGATAATTCGGCACGGCCGCCCTCTGCTCTCGGACGAAGGGTTGCGATGACCTTTGATCGAATTGAGTTTTCGGATAACAGCCGGACCAATTCGTTGCGTTCGCTCTGCGGAAGATAATCGAACCTGACCTCGAAAAGGTCAGCCTCAGAAGACGCTTCAAGCCTTAGCAGAACCGCAGCGGCGGTCGCTTCGCCGATCGAAACGCATATCTTCACGCGCCCCTCACAGCCATTCCCTTCTTGTCCATCACGAAACTTATGGACATGATCAGCGACACAATGACGCACAGCGCAGCAGCGACAACAACTGCAGTGTTACCGCTTTGTTTCACGGCGATGGCCGTCGCCGCCCACGCGATGGCGAGCGGATACAGAAAATTGCGGAACGCGAACCGCACAAAAACTGCCATCGTGGTGGCTGCCAACAGGCATGCGACCGCGATAAGGTTCCACGTCAGCGATGACAGCTCGGCACCGCTCGCTTTGATCACGATCGATAGATTTACCAGCGTAGCCGCCGTGAGCCAGCCTGCGTAAAGCCCGAAGGTTCCGCGCGCGATCAGCGTGTCCGCGGGCGAATCGGTATTTCGAAACATCACCGCGATCGAAAGCGCCGTCAGGAACAGCGCCGCTATCACGATCAAACAGGCGACCAGCATTTCCTGATGCCAGAGCCACAGCCACAAGGCATTGAGAAAACAGCTCAAAAGATAAAGCGGCCTGACGCGGCGATAGCGAACACAGTCGAGCTTGAAAAGCTGATATATCGAAAACGCGATCAAACCCGCGTAGATCAGGCTCCATATCGCAAAGGCATACCCCGCCGGTGTCAAAACCGTTGGATATTTATCCGAGATGACAGCGGTATCGATATTATTCAACCGGCCGGTCGTCGCGAGATAATTGACCCAAAGAACAACGGTCGTCGCGATGACCACGATGTAAGACTGGATCTTGACTGCGAGCATACTATTTTCCCGATCTCATGCGCTTGTACACAAATTTTGCTTCTCTAAAACTTCCGTCGCCGGACCTCATTGCAAGAAATAGGTCCATCACATCGCCCCGCGGTTCAAAAGTAAGCCCGTTGAAGTAATATCTCTTGCTGTCCTTCTTAATGAAAGGAAAATCTACGGTCTTGTCTTTTTCTTCCCAGCCGACGAGATCGGGGGCGAAATGTTTCAGCCGCATTACAAGGC
This sequence is a window from Acidobacteriota bacterium. Protein-coding genes within it:
- a CDS encoding zf-TFIIB domain-containing protein, which encodes MGVEALNCPNCGAGVDSDASQCTFCKTRLKTVACPKCFGLMFVGSRFCGHCGAIAAPVGISPDGDKTECPRCKVRLETLSIGDTSFRGCTKCDGMWMMTADFENVCAERERQAAIFSFLDARGVRPQIMTKVNYVPCPDCGELMNRKNFARSSGVIVDVCRDHGVWFDADELPAIIEFIRAGGMDRAREKEKMAIEQQRAKLRDEMSRQALTDRRFGASSGVDPDEGLNIRAFVRSLFG
- the aroE gene encoding shikimate dehydrogenase, coding for MKICVSIGEATAAAVLLRLEASSEADLFEVRFDYLPQSERNELVRLLSENSIRSKVIATLRPRAEGGRAELSREDRITFFNKLQGYFACDLEEDIAHISLEAKKKIVSFHDHSGVPIDISATFDRLASFSPNIIKIACTVDDAAYTLALWKLFGHAIDKGIGVVAIAMGEAGKWTRILGPAFGAPIAYAAYDNGTATAPGQFSFSELTVRYRIKEITPNTAVFGVIGDPVSSSLSPAMHNAAFAANGDDAVFVQFQVKDIEAFFRRMVLTDTREVGLNFRGFAVTMPHKLAVMPLLDGIDAAARAIGAVNTVEFADGKLIGRNTDAAGFVAPLLSRYGDIAGMRFAVIGAGGAARACVYALQRSGAETVVFARDVAGATAAFESFSNTIMPIDRNVSLEGFDVVVNATPVGMNGEILLSADQISGVRCVYDLITKDTPLIAEARDTEIDIIGGREMLLEQGILQYEMWLKREAPREVMRLAIETEERWESKP
- a CDS encoding tryptophan-rich sensory protein, encoding MLAVKIQSYIVVIATTVVLWVNYLATTGRLNNIDTAVISDKYPTVLTPAGYAFAIWSLIYAGLIAFSIYQLFKLDCVRYRRVRPLYLLSCFLNALWLWLWHQEMLVACLIVIAALFLTALSIAVMFRNTDSPADTLIARGTFGLYAGWLTAATLVNLSIVIKASGAELSSLTWNLIAVACLLAATTMAVFVRFAFRNFLYPLAIAWAATAIAVKQSGNTAVVVAAALCVIVSLIMSISFVMDKKGMAVRGA